DNA sequence from the Elusimicrobiaceae bacterium genome:
CCATTGTATATAGTGGACTATATCCTCGCTTTGATTTGCCGCAAGTACGCCGAGCCGGTGTTGTGTTGCCGGTATTCTCCATTCGTACAGAAAAAGATTGGGGCGTGGGCGATTTCGGCTCTTTGAAAACATTGGTAGATTGGGCCGCGGCCACCGGGCAAAAAATGATTCAGATTTTGCCTGTCAATGATACCAGTCTCACCGGTACTTGGCAAGATTCCTATCCTTATAATAGCGTTAGCGTATATGCCTTTCATCCTATGTATGTGGACATATCCGCTTTACCGAAGTTGCCGGCCGAACAAGAAAAATCTTTTGAAGAGCGTCGCAAAAAACTCAATGCCTTGCCGCAACTGGATTATGAAGCTGTTACGCAACTGAAAAACGAACGCTTACAGGCCGCTTATGCGCAGAATTCAGCGGCGGTTTTTGCGTCGGCGGCTTTCCGGGAATTTTGGAATGATAATTCTCATTGGTTACCGGCTTATGCTATGTTTTCTACGTTACGCGACCAATTTCAAACACCGGATTGGCACACTTGGCCGAATTATTCAAAATTTTCCGAGCAAAACCTCTTCTCTTTCTACGCGCACGACTCAGAGCAGCGTAAAAAAGCCTATTTCTACTTTTATGTGCAATTTGTATTACACCAGCAATTGCTGGAAGCTCACCGCTATGCACGCGAAAAAGGAATAGGACTGAAAGGAGATATTCCTATCGGGGTTTCCCCGCATAGTGCCGATGCTTGGGCTGAACCGAAAATGTTTCAGCTCAATGCTCAAGCAGGTGCCCCACCGGACGATTTTTCCATCACCGGACAAAATTGGGGATTTCCTACCTACAACTGGGATGAAATGGCTCTGGATAATTACACGTGGTGGCGGCGGCGTTTTACGCACATGACACGCTATTTTGATGCGTACCGCATCGACCATGTGTTGGGATTTTTCCGCATTTGGCAAATTCCCATGCATGCGGTACAAGGATTATTAGGGCAATTCTCCCCTGCTTTACCGCTGAGCCCTCGGGAAATGGCTTTTAGCGGGTTCACGTTCCGTCCGGAATATACGCAACCGTATATTTCGCACGAAGTGCTGGAGGAATTATTTGGGGACGAGGCCCGCACCGTAGAAAATACGTATTTAATTCCCGCCGAAAATAATTGTTTCCAATTGCGCGAAGATTACAATACGCAACGCAAAATCCAGCATGCTTTTGGAGAGAACTTAGATGCCCGTGCCTTGTATGTGCGCGACGGTCTGTATGCCCTATGCGCCAATGTGCTGTTTGTAACCGATGATCACAATGAGCAGTTATATCATCCGCGTATTAGCGCGCTGGGCACGTCTGCCTTCCGGGCCTTACCGGCAGACCAACAAGCGGCCTATACGCAATTGTATAACGATTATTTTTATCATCGCCAAGATCATTTTTGGAAAGAGCAAGCACTTAAAAAATTGCCGGCGCTAACGCAATCTACGGCTATGCTCTGTTGCGCAGAAGACTTGGGAATGATTCCCCATTGCGTACCGGAAGTAATGGAACAATTGCAAATGTTAAGTCTGGAAATTCAGCGCATGCCAAAACGCTTGGGCGAAACTTTCGCAAATACGAAAAACTATCCGTATTTGTCGGTGGCTACGCCTTCTACGCATGATATGTCCGTACTGCGCGGCTGGTGGAAAGAAAATCCGGAAATGTCAGCGCGGTTTTGGAAAGAGGTGTTAGGGCGGGAAGGCGAAGCTCCGGCCGATTTACCGGCGGATGCGTGCGAGCAGATTTTGCGTTTGCACCTGCAAAGCCCGTCCATGTTATGTATGATTGGTTGGCAGGATATGACGTCTATGGATGAGGACCTACGCGCACCGGACCCGGATGCCGAGCGTATTAATGTGCCGGCTAATCCGCGGCATTATTGGCGCTACCGCATGCAAATCACGGTAGAAGAATTAATGCAGAAAACCGCCTTTAATGAAAAACTTAAAGCAATGATACAAGAAAGTGTAAGATAAAAAGACAAGAATAAAATAGTCTTGCACAAAAACAGTCTTACAAAAACACCCCGCTCAATTGAGCGGGGTGTTTATATTAGCATTTTGGGGCATAAGGAGGACACCCGGCTCCCTCACAACACCCTGTTCCGTTATAAGTGCCTGTACAGCTATAACCCCATGCTGTTGGTCCGTTAGGGGCAATACATTTACCCCCATCATTTACTATTACACTAGTACAACCATACGCGCCATTGGAAACATCTACTTCACAAACTCCACCGTTATTAATTACGGTTCTCTTCTCCCAATTCGCAGAACATCCCCCCAATCCGATAGCCTTACAGAGACCTCCTTCATTGATGTCTACCCCGGTACAATTCCAACCTTTAGCTATACAAGTGCCTCCATTTAGAATAGACTCTCCGCACTGCTCCAGGTCACTCCCCTCACCTATACATATGCCGCCTTCTGTTACAGTAGATTTAAAACACCCCCACTTACTATTCGCGTAGCAAATCCCTTCTTCTCCTATTTCTTTACGATTTAATTCATTAGTATATCCACACTGGTCGGTCATATTGGCTGTTCCAGATATATCATTCATACCGAGGGCCTGACAACGCGTGGCCGTATCTTTATAACATTTTGTTTGACTGCTACTCCAAGAACGATTTGCAGTTTGACAGGTAGATTCATCTACGGCTTGGTCCAATAAATAGCCTGTGTAACCGTCCGCACTTGTCAATTCTTGCCCCATAAGTAATTTTCCGCACAGCCTTTCGGCGCGTTCATCTCCTGTTTTGGCTTCACAATGTAACTGCCCCGCAAATTTCGGGTTATCATCTAAATAACTGGCTAACCGTACATTGGCTAGTTTACTATTCGTAACCCGTATTACATTGGGGTCGGCCGTATTATTAGGCGTTACTAAGGCAAAGGTTAAATCTGCATTATTCATAGTAACATCCAAATTAGCCATTTCATCGGTATATGCGCCATTGGTCATTTTAATGGCTTCTTCCGCATCTTTAATCGCTTTAGCTCCGGGAAGCATGGTACTCCAATGGCTTTTATCTACTGCCCCTTGATACATGGGGATAGCAATGGCTGATAAAACTCCGATAATCAGTACGACTACTAGTAATTCTACTAGTGTAAATGCTTTGTTCATATAAACTCCTACTAATTTCTCGGGCTCATATAAACAAAAACGGCCGTTATATATGAGCCGCAACCAGCCGCCCAATATATAACAACCGTGGTTTGCCACTCCAAAGGGGTGGCAAACACTCGGCACAAAACAAAAGGGTAATTAGTCCTCTTGCCTTGTGCCTAAAACGGCTGTTCTTGGACTGGTTGCGTGCCTTATTAGGCAGTCTGTATTCTTCATACAGTTCCAAAAACAGATTAGATTTTTTATTACGCCTTTCGGCGCTTACTACAAATCCTCCTTACAGCGGGATATTACCCGTATTTTCGTGCTTTTTCGGGTCGCGTTTGCTCTTCAGAATACGGAACGCTCCAATCAGCTTGGCACGCGCTTCTGCCGGCTCAATAATTTCATCAATAGATCCATTGCGCGCCGCCTGATAAGGCGAAGCAAATTTGTCGGAATATTCCTGCGTCATCTTTTGCTTCATTTCTTCTTTTTTGGCTTCGTCGGTTTCTTTTTTCAAATCCCGCGAGTACAAAATTTCCACCGCACCGCGCGGCCCCATTACGGCAATTTCCGCGCTGGGAAAAGCAAAATTCATATCTCCGCGCAAAAATTTAGACCCCATGGCAATATACGCCCCGCCATACGCTTTACGCAGGACGAGGGTTACTTTCGGCACGGTTGCTTCTGCATAGGCATAGAGCAGTTTGGCCCCGTGGCGGATAATGCCGCCATGTTCCTGTGCCACACCGGGCAGATAACCGCCGGTATCTACGAGGGTCAAAATAGGAATATTAAAAGCATTTAAGAAGCGGATAAAGCGCGCGGCTTTGTCACTGGCGTCACTATCCAACGCACCGCCTAAATGGGCAGGGTTATTAGCCACTACGCCCACCACTTCTCCGCCTAAGCGGATAAAACCGGTTACCACGTTTTTAGCAAAGTTTTGGTGAATTTCAAAAAATCCAAAATTATCCGCCAGCCGCCAAATCACGTGATGAATGCGGAAGGCCTTTTTGGGGTCCATTTCGCACACGCGTTCCAGCACATCCACGCGGCGCTCTGCCACATCGGTCGTGGTATCGGACAGGGCCAATTCCTCATTATTTTGCGGCAAGAAGCTCAGCAGTTCGCGCACCTGACGGAAACAGTCCTGCTCCGATTTGGCCACGAATTGGCACACGCCGCTTTTTTCGCTATGCGGTTTGCTGCCGCCCAACGTATCAATATCTATTTCTTCTCCGGTAGCGGCTTTGACGGCACTGGGGCCGGTAATAAACATATGGCTAATGCCTTCTACCATAAAGATAAAATCCGTCAAGGCAGGGGAATAAGCCGCCCCGCCGGCACAAGGGCCTAAAATGACAGAAATTTGCGGAATTTTGCCCGATGCTTTTACGTTACGCCAGAAAATTTCTCCGTAACCGTTCAAACTTTCCACGCCTTCTTGGATACGGGCACCGCCGCTATCCAAAAGTCCGATGACCGGAATTTTGGCCTCTAGGGCTTTGTCCATAATGTCGGCGATTTTTTTAGCGTGAGCATAACCCAAGGAACCCCCTAGTTGCGGGAAATCTTGGGCAAAAATAGCCACCGGCCGGCCGTTAATGCGGCCAAAACCCGTGATAACGCCGTCACCTTTAATATGCTTATCAGCCACGCCGAAATCGTGACAGTTACTTTCCACTAAACTTTTAATTTCAAAAAAACTGTCTTTGTCTAATAAATAGGAAATACGTTCACGCGCGGTAAATTTACCCTTGGCGCGCTGGGCTTTGTTCTTTTCTTCGCCGGCGCCTGCTAAGGCATCTTGGTAAATTTGACGAAATTTTACTAAACTCTTTGGAGCCGGACGATCTGACTTCTTATCCTCTCCGGGATTATCAAATAATTCGCTCATAGAACCTCCCTTTCTTATATTTTACTAAACTTCTCTGCCTGTGGGGCAGTGGCATAGGCTACTGTAAAGATAAAATCTGTTTCAAACGGTTTAGAAATCAGTTGTATGGCAGGTTGTTGTAAGACGTGCCATGCCTGCAAAGCGGTCCCCGCTAACTGTAGTTTTCCCCCCTCGAAACTGATTTCTCGGGTATTTAGAGACAAGCCACGGCCCAATAATTTGACAACCGCCTCTTTCTTGGTCCATAGTTCGGTCAAATGCTCCGGCGTCATAGGTTCGCGCTCTTGCGGCGTGAAAAAATCTTCCGCCCACGCCTGCATACGCGGTTCTACTTTTTCCAAATCAATACCTAAAAATGTATGTGGGGCTGACACCGCCGCTATCGCCCATCCGTTAGAGTGAGTAATGCTCACGCTACGGGCATCCGGCACCGCCCCTATAAATACCTGCGGCGCTCCGCTGGGCAATTTGACAACATCGATATTTTTTAAGACCGCCAGCGCGGCACTTGACATCTCTTGCCACGTCGAGCAACTGCACACAGGCAACAAACCGCTTTCCCGCGCCAATAATACCTTTAACGCAAACCGGCCTCCGAGCCAGTCCCCTTTCCGTTTTTCCGCTTTCAGTGTCTGCAAATAGGCACTTTCAGAAGCGCAGAGAAAAGAGTCTGCCGGAGGCAGGTGTTTGATTTCAATAAACTGCGTTTTATAATCCATTATTGTCCGATGGCTTGGTATCCGTGCAATTCCACCCACAGTGTGCCTTTTTCGTCAAATACATAGGCATCATGCAGGCTCTTACCGTCAGCGGTTACGCCCTTAAAGCGGCCATATAAATACAGTTTAGCCGGTGGAATATCCCGCTTAAATACGGCCACTTCGCTAATAGCATCCGGCAAAGTCATTTTATTGTCGATAGCCATATCACGGAAACCGCAGCATTGGAAAGCCGCTTCAATCAACATCGGGTTAGCCAATAACACTTTTTCTCCGTCCTTCCATTGCGGAGCCGGCGTGGTGTTATACACGGCTAAAGAGCTTTCTTGGTCTGCTTTCAAAATACCGCCCAAGACTTGGAAGCTGGGTCCGTGGAAGTATTTTTTATAAATTTCTTCCTTGGTAATTTGCGGAGCGGCAGACGGATTTAATTGGATTAGATTTTTCACATCGTTCCAAGTAGATACAAAACCGCTTTCCAGTGCATTGGCCGTAAAATGACGGCGTGTGTTACCCATCTTAATACCTTTGCTGTTAATGAAATCCGACTCAATTTCCATGGAAATTTGTCCGTTTTCATTTTTTCCGATTATGCGCACAGCTTGCGGCCGGTTGCGCAATAATTTAATGGGTAAATAAAAATGCACATTTTTCAGCCCTTGCGGCACTTTCCCACTCAAAGCGGTAGCGGTTTCCATAAAGGTTTCCAGTCCCATAACGCCCGGGACATACGGAGTACCTTCAATGGCGTGATCTGCCAAATAAGGGTCAGACTCTAAATTAAATTCTTTCCCCGTATGAATTTCTTGGGCGGTTTGAGAAGCAATGGTGCCCAAGAAATGATTGGCCTCTTTCGGATCGGGCAACGTGGCTTTCGGAGCGGCTACTTCGGCAGTAGTAGAACCGCCGTTTCCGCCCATACCGCCTTGGCCGTGGTTGCTTTCTTCTGGTTTGTTTGCAATCTCTTCGGATACAATTTCGTCCATATCTTGACGAAGTTGATGATCCCAATCCAAGCGGCCCAAAGAACCTGTAAGAATGATTTCAGGAACGGTACCGTACACAATTTCATCTAAGAAAATTTGCATACCGTCTTCAGGGTCTACAAAGTCCACCCCGTTCGAGCGCAAGAACGTTTCCACACCGGCACGCACGCCCATGCCTACATTTTTGTAAGCACTCATGGCAATGGCTACGGCGCGGTATCCTTGATTGCTCAAGCTAAAGGCAGATTTGGCCAAATAGTCATTGGCAGAAGCATAGTCACTTTGTCCTAAGTTGCCGTATTTACCGGCAATAGAAGAAGCAAAAGCAAACATACCGCCGTCTTTAACAATGTTATTAGCCAAGAAGCTGGCAAAACTGGTGGCCTTGACGTCAAAGATGCGGTAGTATTCAGCCGGATCTTTGTCGTAAATCAGTTTAGAGCGTTCCAAACCGGCAAAGTGGATGAGCCCGTCCACGCGGCCATTTTTGGCTTTGATTTTGGTGCAAACCTCTTTAACCATGGAACTGTTGAGCACGTCACAGTGGTAATACTCCACCTCGCTTCCCAAGTCACGCAATTTCTGCAAGTTCTTATACAAGGTAATAGAATCTTTTACCCGTCCAAAAGCCCGTTCTAACAATACCGGCGTGGCTTTTTGCGTGGTGTCGGCTTTCAGCTCTTCCCACATTTGTTTCTTAAGTGCGGCCAGTTCAGCTTCGTTCATAGAAGCCCACAGCGGTGTTTTCTCTTGGATTTCAATGATATCCAATACAATAATCTTGCTGTGATACTGAGCGGCAATTTTTTGGCTAAGCATCGCGCCGATACCGCGGCCCGAACCGGTAAAGATAATCGTTTTGCCCGTCAAATCAAAATGTTTTTGACTGCGGTTCAAACGTACCGGTACGGATAAAATTGTACTGCGTTCTCCGCCACGGGTGCCAATCATTAAACGCATATCACCATGCAATACTTCGTCCATGGTGCGTTGCGCCATATCATCCGGAGTAGTGGTTGGCTCAAAATCTAATAGTTTGGCAATCGCCCCGGTGCGTTCATATACATCTTTACGGAAACAAGTGGTTCCACCCGTTAGAGCACCCGCAATTGGGTTAAACTCTTCGGCAGTAGTGTAACCAAAAGTACCGTCAATTTTGGTGTTAACAGCAAAGAAAGTATCCGCATCGGTGCGGTTTGTCATACCTTTTTCAAATACACGCAAGGCAATAAATAAAGGCATGACATATTTGGTTAATCCGTCGTGCGGGCTGGCTTTCTTATCAAATTTCTTTACGTTGGCCCCTAACAAGTACACGATACCTTGGATATTGGGATCTTCGACGGCATATTCTTTCAATGCCGCTTCTGTTTCTTCATAAGATTCCCAATTGACAATGGTCGTATTTTTGCTACGGGTTTTCAAGGTCGTAAACACATGAGTCTTGACCCCTAACTCTTTAAATTCCTCTTGATAGGCTTTAATGAGTTGAGAATTATCGGCAAAAATGAGTACCGTGCGGTCCTTAGATAAGCGACGTTCTTCTCTTTCCGTTAGCGGTGCCGGTGCCACCACCGTTACATGGCGCAATTTCTTTTCATGGCAATGTTCCCCGGCGTAGCCTTCCCGTTCCGGACGTTCTGCCAAAGAGGTATTTTTGGCAATTTCACCCGTCGGGTTAGTAGTTAACATCGCATCAGAAGGTTTGCTTACTTTATCGGCAGCTGGCACAGCTTCTTGCAAAGTGGCCACTTTGATAGTGGGCAAGCCTGTCTGCGCTGTTTCTACGGGTACCGGTTGTGCAACCGGTGCAGGCGTTGCAATAGGAGTGACCGCCGGAGTAGGTTGTTCCTCTACCGCAGGAGCGGGTTGGGCCACTGCCGCAGGAGCGGGTTGGGCGGATTGCCCAACGTGAGCTAAAGCAAACTTGATACAGTGGCGAATGGTCGGGTAATCTTTCAATTGAATGCCTTCTTGCTGGACAATGCCATAATGTTCGCGCATGGCGGCAAACAATTCCGCTTGTTTAACGGTGTCAATGCCCAAATCCGCTTCCATATCCAAATCTAAGTCGAGCATATCTTCCGGATAGCCCGTCTTTTCCGCCACCATCGCTACAATTTCTTTGGTAACCGTGGCTTCATCTACATTTCCCACGACTTTAGCAGCAACTACCGGCGCAGGTTGAACTGTCGGAGCTACGGTAGTTTGTACCGCAGGTGTTACAGGAGCAGGAGCCGGTTGCGCAACCGGTGCAGGCGTGGCAACAGGAGCAACCGCCGGAGCAGGAGCAGAAACTGCCGCTCCTTCCGTACCGACATTAGCCATCGCATATTTGATAATGGAGCGAATGGTCGGATAATCTTTCAGTTGCACCCCTTCTTGACGTGCAATCTGATATTTCTCACGCATAATCGCAAACAATTCAGCTTGCTTGACGGTATCAATACCCAAATCGGCTTCCATATCCAAATCTAGGTCAAGCATATCTTCCGGATAGCCCGTTTTCTCTGCCACAATCGCTATAATCTCTTTCGTAGCCGTAGCTTCATCTAAATTTTTCACAGCTTTGGCGGCCGTCGGTGCAGGAGCAGGAGCCGCTACCGGAGCAACGGGCGCCGGTGCAGGCTGAGCAACTGGTGCTACCGGTGCAGGCTGAGCAACCGGAGACACCGGTGCAGGCGTTGCGACCGGAGCAACCGCCGGAGCAGGAGCAGAAGCCCCTTCCGTGCCGGCATTTTTCATAGCATATTGAATGATAGAGCGAATAGTCGGATAATCTTTCAGTTGCACCCCTTCTTGACGTGCAATCTGATATTTCTCACGCATAATCGCAAATAATTCAGCTTGCTTGACGGTATCAATACCCAAATCTGCCTCCATATCCAAATCTAAGTCAAGCATATCTTCCGGATAACCTGTTTTCTCAGACACAATAGCCAAAATATCTTTTTGTACATCGGCTTCGGCTAAGCTGGGTAATGCGGCCTTCGGTGCAGGAGCAGGGGCCGCTATCGGAGCAACGGGTGCCGGCGCAGGCTGAGCAACCGGCGCTACAGGAGCAGGAGCAGAAACTGCCGCCCCTTCCGTGCCGGCATTTTTCATAGCATATTGAATGATAGAGCGAATGGTCGGATAATCTTTCAGTTGCACTCCTTCTTGACGGGCAATCTGATATTTCTCACGCATAATCGCAAATAATTCAGCTTGCTTGACGGTATCAATACCCAAATCGGCTTCCATATCCAAATCTAAGTCAAGCATATCTTCCGGATAGCCCGTTTTCTCAGACACAATAGCCAAAATATCTTTTTGTACATCGGCTTCGGCTAAGCTGGGCAATGTGGCCTTCGGTGCAGAAGCAGGGGCCGCTACCGGAGCAACGGGTGCCGGTGCAGGCTGAGCAACTGGAGCTACAGGAGCAGGAGCAACAGGTTGTTGCGCCACCGGCGTAGCTTTCGGTTGTACTTTATTTACTTTATCTACAAAGGCTTGTGAACCTTCCATCACTAAAGAGGGTTTTACACCATGCTGATAATTATCTTTGATGCGTAAGGTGTTTTGCACTACTTCCAAGACCGGATTCTGTTGGCCGGAAATTTCTTTGAGCCACGCCGTATTTTTGGCGGCATCACAGATACGCGGCTCTCCCGCATTCCACTCCTTTTCCAGTAGCGTCATGCCTAATTGAGAGCCAAATCCGGCGGCCAAGCGCAATGCATATTTGAAATTATAATGACCGCCTTTACTCAAGGTAATACCTTCCAATTCCGGATCGGCTTCTTTGAAGTTGGCAATCGGCGGCACCAACCCTGTATTTAGACAGCGTACCGCAATCACATCTTCTAGTCCGGCGCCCATAGAGTGACCGGTAAATCCTTTGGTATTGCTGACAATCACCGAGCTGACATCTGCCCCGAAGGTAGATTTCAAAGCATATGCTTCTGCGCTGGCAGAACCGCCACGTGCCGGCGTATAGGTTTCATGAGAAATGAAAACTAATTGTTTGGCAATATCACTACGATTTAGGCCATATTCTTTTTCAGCAGTAGCCACCAAACGGTTCATCACTTGCGCTACGTGTCCGACGTCTAAACGAGTCACATGGAAACCGCTGTTTGCAATTTCAGTCGATAATAATTTGGCCAGCGGCTTCATACCGCGTTTGGCCACTTCGGTTTCATCTTCTACTACCAAAGATACCGCTCCCATTCCCACGATCATACCATTGCGGCGGCGGTCAAACGGCAAAGCAGCTTTAGTAACATCTCCTTCGGTGGTAGCCGCTCCGGAGGCGAGGAAAGCGGTTAAAATCCATTCGGATACATTATCATTGGTAATATCATCTGCACCAATTACAATGACACGTTTACAGCGACCCAGCTTTATCCAATCTTGGGCCAGTGCCACCGCTTGTGCAGTAGAAGCGCAAGCAGAGCTCATCGCCAAAGCAGGCCCGCGTGCGCGGATCCATTGACAGAAATGGCAGTGTGCAATAATAATGGTTTTCAAAATAAATTCAGAAGTGAAAGCCTGCGGTTCAATTTCTTTATCTTTGAAGGTATTGTTATACCATGTTTCAATTTCCGCTTTTAAGGCAGGATCGGAAATTTGGGCAATAAAAGTGTCACAGAAAGCCCGCACTTCTTTGGCTGTTTTATTATTGAGCAGTCCGGTGACCCGTTTGGTTAAATCCCCCATCATACTGTTGGCTACCGGGAAAGCAGAGGTAAAGATGACTCCGGTGTCATCAATCATTTCCGCCGGCAGACCCCAACGATCCGGTAAATAACCGCCCGTAGAGGTAGGTTTATAGTATAGCACCAGTGGAATTCCGGCATCTTTCAAAGCCAGCATTCCCGCCGCAATGGCCAGTTGGAAACTGCGGTCCATAGAACGCACCCATTTAGCAGGAAGACCAAATTCTTTTTCCAAATCAAATGCACCGCTTTTGGCATACAGTTTAATAGCTTGACTGGCAGATGTCAAACGTTCAAAACGATGGTTACCGTCCTGGGATTTGACAACAAATTCAACGTGTTTATCAATTTGCTTTTGTTGAATATCCGAAGATACGGGCTCAATCATGTTGCGACCGGATAAAATTTCGTCTAATACGCCATCGCGGAAAACCCGATCCCAACTGCCCGGTCCGCCTGCGGCTATACCGCTGATTACGACATTTTTATGCATATTCTCACAAACTCCTTGCGTAGAAACCGGCGCCTCGGCGGGAGCGGCAGCTGCAGGTGTTTCTTGACCAGCTACTACGGCAGAGGCATCTACCCATTTGACAAAAGCCGGGTTGTAGGTTGAATTATTACCGGCGATATTGGTGCCCTTCCAGTCAATAAAGATACCGGAAGAAGTTAAATTAGCAAACAAATCGTTAAACTCTACGATTCCGCCTTTTTTGGGATGATTAGAAGCCAAGACTTTAATATCTTTCTTATCGGACAATGTGTTGGCCGCTAAGGCAGAGAGCACCCGTTTCGGGCCACATTCGACAAATAAACGAACGCCGGATTCATAGGTAGTTTTGAGTTGTTTAATCCATTCCACGGAATGCGCAATTTGCGTTACCATTAAATCTTTAATCTTTTCCGGATCGTTAGGATAAAACTCAGCCGTCACGTTCGTGGTAATCGGCATTTTCGGAGAATGGAATGTTAAAGTATCTAAGAAAGCACGGTATTGCGGCATAGCCGGTTTGATAATATCGGAGTGGAAGGCATGGGACACTGGAATTTGTACCGCTTGAATGCCCATATCGGTAAACATTTTAATGGCATCGTCGATAGATTTGCTGGCACCGGCAATGACTGTTTGGGTCGGGCAATTTTTATTGGCTACAGCCACATAACCGCTGACCCGTTTAAGTTCCGGCTCTACTACTTCTGTCGGAGCAGCGACAGAAGCCATTTTTCCGTTATCTTCTACTTTAATTTCAGACATTACTTTACCGCGCGTACAAACCGCTTTCAAACCGTTTTCAAAATCAAAAATACCGGCAGCTACCGCGGCGGCATATTCCCCTAAACTATGTCCCATGACTACGTCTGGTTTTAAGCCAAATTCGGACAATAGACGCATCATGGCGATATCTGCTGTCAACATAGCCGGCTGGGTCATTTCTGTTTTCTTAATAGCCGCTTCCCGCTCCACAATTTGCTCTTTGGTTTCACCGGGTTTGCTCCACAACGTTTCGGTCAAGGTTTCCCCAATCATATTCATGAGGTAGTGGTCGGCTTCCATAAAGGTATCCATGACCACTTTGTACTTAGAGGCCAAATCTTTCATCATGTCTACATACTGAGAGCCCTGTCCCGGGAACATGAAACAAACTTTCGGCTTAATGGTAGACGGAGTAAACGGATAAATACCTTTCATTTTAAGGTACAAAGATTCTTGGGCCCACACGTCTTGCCCGCTGGCGATTTTGATAAAATACTCAATCTTTTCTTTCAATTTTTCCGGCGTTTCCACATTAATAGCTAACGCAAATTGCTGCGGTTTTTGAATATGATTTTGAT
Encoded proteins:
- a CDS encoding acyl-CoA carboxylase subunit beta; translation: MSELFDNPGEDKKSDRPAPKSLVKFRQIYQDALAGAGEEKNKAQRAKGKFTARERISYLLDKDSFFEIKSLVESNCHDFGVADKHIKGDGVITGFGRINGRPVAIFAQDFPQLGGSLGYAHAKKIADIMDKALEAKIPVIGLLDSGGARIQEGVESLNGYGEIFWRNVKASGKIPQISVILGPCAGGAAYSPALTDFIFMVEGISHMFITGPSAVKAATGEEIDIDTLGGSKPHSEKSGVCQFVAKSEQDCFRQVRELLSFLPQNNEELALSDTTTDVAERRVDVLERVCEMDPKKAFRIHHVIWRLADNFGFFEIHQNFAKNVVTGFIRLGGEVVGVVANNPAHLGGALDSDASDKAARFIRFLNAFNIPILTLVDTGGYLPGVAQEHGGIIRHGAKLLYAYAEATVPKVTLVLRKAYGGAYIAMGSKFLRGDMNFAFPSAEIAVMGPRGAVEILYSRDLKKETDEAKKEEMKQKMTQEYSDKFASPYQAARNGSIDEIIEPAEARAKLIGAFRILKSKRDPKKHENTGNIPL
- a CDS encoding prepilin-type N-terminal cleavage/methylation domain-containing protein, with amino-acid sequence MNKAFTLVELLVVVLIIGVLSAIAIPMYQGAVDKSHWSTMLPGAKAIKDAEEAIKMTNGAYTDEMANLDVTMNNADLTFALVTPNNTADPNVIRVTNSKLANVRLASYLDDNPKFAGQLHCEAKTGDERAERLCGKLLMGQELTSADGYTGYLLDQAVDESTCQTANRSWSSSQTKCYKDTATRCQALGMNDISGTANMTDQCGYTNELNRKEIGEEGICYANSKWGCFKSTVTEGGICIGEGSDLEQCGESILNGGTCIAKGWNCTGVDINEGGLCKAIGLGGCSANWEKRTVINNGGVCEVDVSNGAYGCTSVIVNDGGKCIAPNGPTAWGYSCTGTYNGTGCCEGAGCPPYAPKC
- a CDS encoding 4'-phosphopantetheinyl transferase superfamily protein encodes the protein MDYKTQFIEIKHLPPADSFLCASESAYLQTLKAEKRKGDWLGGRFALKVLLARESGLLPVCSCSTWQEMSSAALAVLKNIDVVKLPSGAPQVFIGAVPDARSVSITHSNGWAIAAVSAPHTFLGIDLEKVEPRMQAWAEDFFTPQEREPMTPEHLTELWTKKEAVVKLLGRGLSLNTREISFEGGKLQLAGTALQAWHVLQQPAIQLISKPFETDFIFTVAYATAPQAEKFSKI
- a CDS encoding 4-alpha-glucanotransferase, which codes for MKIHFHLPYETDPGQTLQVVVWLSKEGQWTSQTLDLTSTDQAHWQGVLDFYPNQDGHFMYYYQVLQDGRPLRQEWKVSPRIQPFHTARSAYYLYDFWRDLPPQSWLYSTALAPQTTATFISEFTATIMVRAYIPGLQKGQKPFVCGASDLLGQWDPQKALPMHCIGINEWAVYLPADQLTLPMDYKFIVKEDSQIWWEKDGNRTLQGSLPAAGETIVYSGLYPRFDLPQVRRAGVVLPVFSIRTEKDWGVGDFGSLKTLVDWAAATGQKMIQILPVNDTSLTGTWQDSYPYNSVSVYAFHPMYVDISALPKLPAEQEKSFEERRKKLNALPQLDYEAVTQLKNERLQAAYAQNSAAVFASAAFREFWNDNSHWLPAYAMFSTLRDQFQTPDWHTWPNYSKFSEQNLFSFYAHDSEQRKKAYFYFYVQFVLHQQLLEAHRYAREKGIGLKGDIPIGVSPHSADAWAEPKMFQLNAQAGAPPDDFSITGQNWGFPTYNWDEMALDNYTWWRRRFTHMTRYFDAYRIDHVLGFFRIWQIPMHAVQGLLGQFSPALPLSPREMAFSGFTFRPEYTQPYISHEVLEELFGDEARTVENTYLIPAENNCFQLREDYNTQRKIQHAFGENLDARALYVRDGLYALCANVLFVTDDHNEQLYHPRISALGTSAFRALPADQQAAYTQLYNDYFYHRQDHFWKEQALKKLPALTQSTAMLCCAEDLGMIPHCVPEVMEQLQMLSLEIQRMPKRLGETFANTKNYPYLSVATPSTHDMSVLRGWWKENPEMSARFWKEVLGREGEAPADLPADACEQILRLHLQSPSMLCMIGWQDMTSMDEDLRAPDPDAERINVPANPRHYWRYRMQITVEELMQKTAFNEKLKAMIQESVR